The Candidatus Poribacteria bacterium genome has a window encoding:
- the dgoD gene encoding galactonate dehydratase: MKITKLETFLVQPRWLFLKIHTDEGLVGLGEPILEGRAKTCAQAVDELAPYLIGEDPRRVVHHWQAMYRHAFYRGGPILTSALSGVEQALWDLAGKSLGVPVYQLFGGPTRDRIRLYKGGGDPDGIKEWIDKGFTAFKTGPAGGRPARIIENKAFIDKAVDHFAALREAAGTEVDLAIDFHGAVSPQTAKVLIKALEPYQPMFIEEPIQCQNVDTLAEIARSTHLPIATGERVFTKWGFREILEKQAASILQPDLCHAGGINEVRIIAGMAEAYYGGIAPHNPLGPISLAACIQLDASIPNFVMQEHTTLGEGYLKNPFVFKDGFVELPTGPGLGIELDEDALEDKIDHDWQNPTSYHPDDGSVVDW; encoded by the coding sequence ATGAAGATAACAAAACTGGAAACTTTTCTGGTACAACCGCGTTGGCTCTTTCTTAAAATCCACACAGATGAAGGATTAGTCGGTCTCGGTGAACCGATCTTAGAGGGACGCGCGAAAACGTGTGCACAAGCCGTTGACGAACTTGCACCTTATCTCATCGGTGAAGACCCAAGACGCGTTGTCCACCACTGGCAGGCGATGTATCGCCACGCATTCTATCGCGGCGGTCCGATTCTGACAAGCGCATTAAGTGGTGTGGAGCAAGCACTCTGGGACCTCGCAGGGAAGTCGCTCGGTGTGCCTGTCTATCAACTCTTCGGCGGACCGACACGCGACCGCATCAGACTCTACAAAGGTGGCGGCGACCCAGACGGGATCAAAGAGTGGATTGATAAAGGGTTTACCGCATTCAAAACAGGTCCCGCAGGCGGCAGACCGGCACGCATCATTGAGAACAAAGCCTTCATCGACAAAGCTGTAGATCATTTCGCAGCACTGCGCGAAGCCGCAGGCACAGAAGTTGACCTCGCGATTGACTTCCACGGTGCCGTCAGTCCGCAAACTGCCAAAGTTCTGATTAAAGCGTTGGAACCTTACCAACCGATGTTCATTGAAGAGCCGATTCAGTGCCAAAATGTGGATACACTCGCTGAAATCGCGCGGAGTACTCACCTCCCAATTGCAACCGGCGAACGGGTCTTTACAAAATGGGGGTTCCGTGAAATCTTAGAGAAACAGGCGGCATCCATCCTCCAACCAGACCTCTGTCACGCCGGAGGTATCAATGAAGTGCGTATCATTGCCGGTATGGCAGAAGCCTACTACGGCGGTATCGCCCCGCATAATCCGCTCGGTCCCATCTCCTTAGCGGCGTGTATCCAGTTAGATGCGTCGATTCCAAACTTCGTGATGCAGGAGCATACAACGCTCGGTGAAGGGTATCTCAAGAACCCCTTCGTCTTTAAAGATGGGTTCGTTGAACTCCCGACCGGTCCCGGACTCGGTATAGAACTGGATGAAGACGCACTCGAAGATAAGATTGACCACGATTGGCAGAATCCAACGTCATACCACCCCGACGACGGCTCCGTTGTTGATTGGTAA
- a CDS encoding TIM barrel protein, producing the protein MFTKHLEGLEIPEIITALQSVGVSGADLCVRPGYPVNPENAAEALPAAAKEFAAEGLSIPLVTTPGDFLDPAQEKTRRVYAAAGEAGVENIKLGYWHWHAEDGGYWAQVDFIRKQLDGFAKLSEQHGPRTCIHNHSGTSMGLNSCAVMNLVKGFDPQHVGVFADTGHLSIVGEPINMALDIVKSHLAVMAFKDLARSPGARGGSVVRMGKGFVDWETAVNTLQTIKFSGPVSFHSEYSGEPVDSVIDLARIDVRFINGLLGK; encoded by the coding sequence ATGTTCACAAAACATCTGGAAGGTTTAGAAATTCCAGAGATTATCACTGCCTTACAATCGGTAGGGGTCAGTGGTGCCGACTTGTGTGTTCGTCCGGGCTATCCGGTGAACCCAGAAAACGCGGCAGAGGCATTACCGGCAGCAGCGAAGGAGTTCGCCGCTGAAGGCTTGTCTATCCCACTCGTCACAACGCCGGGAGATTTTCTCGATCCGGCACAGGAAAAAACTCGCCGCGTCTACGCCGCTGCAGGTGAAGCAGGTGTTGAAAACATCAAACTGGGATACTGGCACTGGCACGCAGAAGACGGCGGGTACTGGGCACAGGTCGATTTCATCCGTAAGCAATTGGACGGGTTTGCAAAACTCTCCGAGCAACACGGCCCCCGGACATGCATCCACAACCATTCTGGAACCTCTATGGGATTGAACTCATGTGCAGTGATGAATCTTGTAAAGGGTTTCGATCCGCAACACGTCGGCGTTTTTGCTGATACAGGGCATCTGTCGATCGTCGGTGAACCCATCAACATGGCACTCGATATCGTCAAATCACATCTCGCAGTTATGGCGTTTAAGGACTTGGCGCGTTCCCCCGGTGCACGTGGGGGCAGTGTTGTCCGAATGGGAAAAGGCTTCGTTGATTGGGAAACGGCAGTGAACACACTACAAACAATCAAATTCTCAGGTCCCGTGAGTTTCCATAGCGAATACAGCGGAGAACCTGTGGACTCTGTCATCGATCTCGCTCGTATAGATGTCCGCTTCATTAACGGTTTATTGGGGAAATAA
- a CDS encoding DUF2961 domain-containing protein — translation MTYVDGLLSSLTRVKKARSLRASSWDTTGRNNDAWNVEPGETRVIADIQGSGCINHIWMTQPNGYRNVLIRMFWDDEEHPSVLCPLGDFFGLGNEIVNSYDSIPFSASTHQNNTFNTGCALNCYLQMPFNRSATIELVNEGDTTHRQYFYIDYELYPEPHGDDVAYFHAQFHRENPCDGWGHEITVNTREANIINAERLAWDNNYLILSAEGRGHYIGCNLSVTNFQGTWWGEGDDMIWVDGYKWPPDLHGTGSEDYLNQAWGMQQNAYAHNGSAIHENNTDGYQTSYVYHIENPIRFEKEIRVTIEHGHGNHLSNETSSVAYWYQIEPHAPFGILPVAQRKPVLKDESGAWQIESSTQTPSAEIVLNDEMKQMKQKWSRL, via the coding sequence ATGACTTATGTTGACGGATTATTGTCATCGTTGACGCGTGTCAAGAAAGCACGCTCGTTACGCGCCTCCTCGTGGGATACGACAGGCAGGAATAACGATGCATGGAATGTTGAACCGGGTGAAACCCGTGTTATCGCAGACATTCAAGGATCCGGATGTATCAACCATATTTGGATGACGCAGCCAAACGGGTATCGAAACGTCTTGATTCGGATGTTTTGGGACGATGAGGAACATCCAAGCGTCCTGTGTCCATTAGGTGACTTCTTTGGACTCGGCAACGAAATCGTTAATTCGTATGATTCCATCCCCTTCTCTGCCTCCACACACCAAAACAACACATTCAATACAGGCTGCGCGCTGAATTGCTACTTGCAGATGCCCTTTAATCGCAGTGCAACGATAGAACTCGTCAACGAAGGCGATACAACCCACCGTCAATACTTCTATATTGATTATGAACTGTACCCCGAACCGCACGGTGACGATGTCGCCTATTTCCATGCCCAATTCCATCGTGAAAACCCGTGTGACGGATGGGGACATGAAATTACTGTGAATACACGGGAAGCAAATATCATCAATGCCGAACGACTCGCGTGGGATAACAATTACCTTATCCTGTCAGCGGAAGGTAGAGGTCACTATATCGGTTGTAACCTATCGGTGACCAACTTTCAAGGCACGTGGTGGGGTGAAGGTGATGATATGATCTGGGTCGATGGTTACAAATGGCCCCCCGATTTGCACGGCACAGGTTCAGAGGACTACCTCAACCAAGCGTGGGGGATGCAACAAAACGCTTATGCACACAACGGATCTGCTATTCACGAAAACAACACTGACGGCTACCAGACCTCTTATGTTTATCACATCGAAAACCCTATCCGCTTCGAGAAGGAGATTCGGGTTACAATAGAGCACGGACACGGCAATCACCTCAGCAATGAAACGTCCTCCGTCGCATACTGGTACCAAATTGAGCCGCATGCGCCGTTTGGTATACTGCCTGTGGCGCAACGCAAACCGGTACTGAAGGATGAATCTGGTGCATGGCAGATTGAGTCTTCCACCCAAACGCCCTCAGCGGAAATCGTGCTTAACGATGAGATGAAGCAGATGAAACAGAAATGGAGCCGGTTGTAA
- a CDS encoding sugar phosphate isomerase/epimerase, whose protein sequence is MAQFQLGLNTSTIRPAGLMDKIRIAAETGYSAIELWNDDLTAHEEQGGSLADVKKALDDNGLSVPTVIALHGWLNTTGTEHQEAIEEAKRRMAQAAAVGSTYIISSPPREVADLQLGGENYRELLELGREFGVKPAMEFLGFVDGVNQVKHAWEVMEVADHPDSTIVLDPFHIYRGGGEIEDMKGIPGEKIAVFHFNDAPAEPARAEQSDADRVYPGDGILDLGQMISILKDAGYAGVISLELFNPSYWEQDPAEVARIGLEKMKSVLP, encoded by the coding sequence ATGGCACAATTTCAGTTAGGCTTAAATACAAGCACAATCCGTCCTGCTGGATTAATGGATAAGATTCGGATCGCTGCCGAAACCGGCTATTCAGCGATCGAGTTATGGAACGACGACTTAACGGCTCATGAGGAACAGGGCGGTTCACTCGCTGATGTCAAAAAAGCACTTGATGACAACGGGCTTTCGGTGCCTACCGTTATCGCCTTACACGGTTGGCTCAACACAACAGGCACTGAACATCAGGAAGCGATTGAAGAAGCAAAACGGCGGATGGCGCAAGCCGCTGCTGTCGGGTCAACTTATATCATTTCAAGCCCACCCCGTGAAGTCGCGGATCTCCAATTAGGCGGCGAGAACTATCGCGAACTCCTTGAACTCGGACGTGAATTCGGCGTTAAACCCGCCATGGAGTTCCTCGGTTTCGTTGATGGTGTCAACCAAGTCAAGCACGCATGGGAAGTGATGGAAGTGGCAGATCACCCAGACAGCACGATTGTGCTTGATCCGTTCCATATCTATCGTGGCGGCGGAGAGATAGAAGATATGAAAGGCATCCCCGGCGAAAAAATCGCTGTCTTTCACTTCAACGACGCGCCTGCTGAACCTGCGCGTGCGGAGCAATCGGATGCTGATAGGGTGTATCCGGGCGACGGTATCCTTGATCTCGGACAGATGATCTCCATTCTAAAAGATGCAGGATATGCAGGTGTCATCTCGCTGGAATTGTTCAATCCAAGTTACTGGGAACAAGACCCCGCAGAAGTTGCCCGCATCGGATTGGAAAAGATGAAATCCGTTTTGCCTTAA
- a CDS encoding lectin-like protein, producing MTRSYYTSLVIFVLLFTTSVQSVATTFSGKVVDETGKPVSGIKLALPAFRITTPQDQDEPVFILSQQDETNEAGEFLISDINSPSVQLTLLPVRASAYEIRVVEIEGVSFYLDERQRRSGRLTFAIAPGADVKDVEITVRTRMRIRGRVLTADGTPLRNERVGIRIESRDIDGGGRGSGGGTRDLDLDGYFVEYVDEPAYYTVSVGYEGQSAESEEILLKDGERHDDLVLTLDGASLPKPEQAVARIPDPARERFRDDEKIARERFKAAEARDRQGVWAINPENRHAYKRIYCETREEARAQAAAEGAHLVAINDEAEGEWLLEVFGKEYFWIGLTDASKEKNPHWDNGEPVTYTNWAFPEKIAGGEKSRQDDGAHQNYTVLVGLTGKWQETRQDSSLAGITERAILEKERFTVGLPELDRDVEKR from the coding sequence ATGACCCGTTCTTACTATACCTCTCTTGTGATTTTCGTGCTTCTGTTTACAACGTCCGTCCAGAGTGTCGCGACGACATTTTCAGGAAAAGTTGTAGATGAAACCGGGAAACCCGTTTCTGGCATCAAGTTAGCACTTCCCGCATTCAGAATCACTACACCCCAAGACCAAGATGAGCCAGTGTTTATCCTTTCTCAACAGGATGAAACGAATGAGGCAGGTGAGTTCCTGATTAGCGATATTAATTCTCCTTCAGTTCAATTGACACTACTTCCTGTACGTGCTTCGGCGTATGAAATTCGCGTTGTCGAAATTGAGGGTGTATCTTTCTATTTGGATGAACGCCAACGCCGTTCTGGAAGGCTCACGTTTGCTATTGCGCCGGGAGCGGATGTTAAAGACGTAGAGATAACTGTCCGTACTCGGATGCGGATTCGTGGACGTGTTCTCACTGCAGACGGTACTCCGCTTCGCAATGAGCGAGTTGGCATCAGAATAGAAAGTCGCGACATAGATGGTGGTGGTAGAGGGAGTGGGGGCGGCACGAGAGACCTTGACCTCGATGGTTACTTTGTGGAATATGTGGATGAACCTGCCTACTATACTGTCTCCGTGGGATATGAGGGACAGTCCGCAGAATCCGAGGAGATACTGCTTAAAGATGGCGAGCGGCACGATGACCTTGTCTTAACCCTCGACGGTGCCTCACTTCCAAAGCCTGAGCAGGCGGTGGCTCGTATCCCTGACCCTGCGAGAGAACGGTTTAGGGATGACGAGAAGATTGCCAGGGAACGCTTTAAAGCTGCAGAGGCGCGCGATCGCCAAGGCGTGTGGGCAATCAACCCTGAAAACCGGCATGCCTACAAAAGGATTTATTGTGAAACCCGTGAAGAGGCACGCGCCCAAGCTGCTGCCGAAGGAGCGCATCTCGTTGCCATCAACGATGAAGCAGAAGGGGAATGGCTCCTTGAAGTTTTTGGGAAAGAATACTTTTGGATCGGGCTGACCGACGCTTCAAAAGAGAAAAATCCACATTGGGATAACGGCGAACCGGTCACCTACACCAATTGGGCTTTTCCAGAGAAGATTGCTGGCGGTGAAAAGTCCCGTCAAGATGACGGTGCACATCAGAATTATACCGTCCTCGTCGGATTGACGGGGAAGTGGCAGGAGACACGTCAGGATAGCTCTCTCGCAGGTATAACTGAGCGCGCTATTCTGGAAAAAGAACGTTTCACCGTTGGATTACCGGAGTTAGACAGAGACGTTGAAAAGCGTTGA